TTTCACTTATCATTAATGaactttaataaatatattagtcAAAGATTCCATATACTTAATTAATATTACGAATTTAGTTATTATGTGTCTTAAggtaattaataaaatattttaaatatttgtatttaataaatataaaataaatatattattaaaaacttaaatttttttatattttgaataaaaaaatttttaatttgtaaatttaACATGTATCTTTAAAATACAAGACGCACGCGTAGTAGTAGGTAGTTCTGTAAATTATTTTTGACTGGGTCTTAATTCGTAGGGGCAAATTGCCCATGCCACGTAAGAGTGTTCATGGATCAGATCATATCCACAAATTTGCAGTAAATATCTGCATCCGATCCGAAAATTGCGGATATAATCCGATCCGCACTCTTTATGAATCGGATCGCAGATATCAGCTCTACACATTCGCGGATCTGTAGATCTgcacaataataattaaaaaataaaaatatatatatttagtattatatttacttgtttgtatgttttagttagtagttattatttatatattattatattttatttttgttatttagaaaaaaaattgattaaaaatattttaggaataaataaatttaaaagtgtgaaaaaaatatttttattgaatttcttttatataaaaatatgattaaaaagagaaTGTTTAATTATACGAATATACCCAATAGCAGATCCAATCCGCAcatttgcggatcggatcgaataGGATCTGACACTAAAAAACGCGAATATCATATCCGATGAAAATTGTGCGGCGGATCAAATTTTTAACCATATCCGATTCTATCTGATTCGCGTACACCCGTGATGCCACGATTCGTATCTCGTGCATGTTTTTCCACCTCAACTCAATTTTCAAAGctgaaagaaaagaagaaaaaattctaAGAAAGGGTCACAAACATAGGTTGATGCGAATTGGTATACATGCAGAAGTGTTAAAGAACTATCCATGTCCATACAGTTATAACTCAATGTTCGACACGATGATATTTACGTATGGCTAGCTAGGCATGTCGATCTCCAATCATAACTCTTACTCTCTGAAAAATCTAGAAGcaaggataaaaataatttccAATGCACTGTGGACCCCCTACTTGTCACAAAATAATGTCCTTCTAAAAGGCAATATTATGTGACACTTGACACagattaagtagttattaaTACTGAAATGCTCCAATAATGTAGCTTTTTCTACTCGATTGTCTACTCTCCACATATAATTGAGCTCGACCCAATCAACAGCAATTATCCATAACAACCGTCTAGCTATTTGATATGATATGATATGTGAtatatttaaaagaaattaagtgaaaaatttaataaaataataaaatgatggTTTAATCATTATTGAGTTTATTTTTGTGATGCGAGTCTTATTATCTTAACttaaagataattattttttttattttactaatatTCTCATTTTAGAAGAATTTGATCCGtaagtttataaaaattatagagtatttctgcttttctttgttttcgtttttttaagAAAGAAATTATAAAATGTCAAGAAGGAAGTCGGTTTTTTAATGAGTCTAGTCTTTAGGACTTTGCAGCAGGTGTCTCTCTTTAGAGTAGTTGGGTGGATTGGGCTCTGTTTGGTTCCTTTTTAGGGACCTCAGATTGTATTCTGATGCCACATAATAACAACAAATCTTAAAAGACCAGaccaaaaacaaacaaaagcTTAAGAAGGCTACAATGAATCCTGTAAAAAAAAGGTACAATGAGAAAACTTTAAATGACTATCCAggccccaaaaaaaaaaagtattatgTTTTTGTTGTGAAAATATTCTTGTTCAAAACAGACaaaaaaatcaagtaaaagcTAAAAACTAGAACCAAGTTgggttggtctagtggttagctcactagtccgcttaagcaagtgtcgggaattcgaatcccgccttgtgcatgcagcaacccattggccagcggcaaacccttaaatggagctcagtaccgcggcggattagtccttgacctgtcgggttgggggataccgtggaaaaccaaaaaaaagaaaagctaAAAACTAGTATTTACTTTCTTTTAATAACTAAATTGGGTTGGTACAGTAATAATTGTGCAATAACACATTAGTCAGTAACAAACTTTTAAATAGAGTTTTGACTCGCGACAAATTAGACCCAGTGATAAaccaaacaaataaaaaatttcttgtttAGCCATCCacaaaattaatttgttaaAGTGGTGTGAAAACAATTTTGTAGGCGTGGAGATTGCTACGTCACCTAAAAATCATACATGGGtgaaaataattatatttgtcTAAGTTTTCCACAGAAAAATGGATTATTGAGATGTATTAGTTGTTTTAGTTTGGAGTTTAGAGATAATGGATTCAAGAATAATTGATCATGGTGgatttgcttcttttttttttttttttttgaaggaGTTGGAATGGTGTATACAATGCTACGAATAACTGTAATTAAACTTTACATTTGCAATAACACATAGTCACATACAATGCTAAAGTCATCAATTTGATGAAATTTTACCAGGCCATACATCAATATTTTCTTCTTAAAATTGCATGcacaattattaaaaataaaataataaattgaagGGAAGCCTTGAATATCCATTcaatatattttcaatcaaatattttagGGACAGGTTCTAACATATAATAAGACAATAAAGAATACTCCACGCTATCCATGCCTGTATGGACATAACCAAACTCTTAATGATCTTTCGTTATCTTATTCAAGATAGTATGTTATAGTAGTTGGTTTGTTTTAAAAAATGGATAATTAAATAGAACTACCCAAATAAAAAGAGTAAAGGCCAAATTACACACAATTGCTAcattttaaaaaagttaaatcTAATACTCTTATTTCTACAAAAGATTAAATACAATTTTGATTCTTAAGATAGGggttgaaaatttatttcgtctTCAGCCTTTTTCTGCTACAAAATTATCCCTCAACGcttaacttaattttaaaattgtcttttttttgccaaatatttaatttttattaccaaattatCCCTAactaaacaaatttaaaaaaaaggaaagaaaacaaagggGAAGAGGGAATCACACGGAGGGTGGGGGCagggaagaagaagggagaaggaaAAGCGGGGAGATCATGCCAGCGAAACCAGCGAAACCACCGTTCGTCACTGCTGCAGCTCCTCTTCGTCGTCGCACCAGTACAACCGCAGTTTGTTGGCGTCACCGCTGGCTTGGATTCGCTTCACTAcaggagagagaaagagaagtggggaggaagagaagagaggCACGGAAGCACTGAGGAAGACTGCGTTCAACCGCGAACCGCCGTCGTCGGTCGCCATCGAGCCCTGTTCTGTCGCCGCCGCTGGAGTGAGGTCACGTCGTCCCATCACCATCGAGTCCTGTTGTTGCTTCTGCTTTTTACTTCTGCTTTTTgccttctacttctacttctgcttctatttttacttttgttgttgctgttgttgttgattCACCATTGTTGATTCACCATTTACTATTGTTGTTGATTCtgtttctgtttttgcttttgttGTTGCTATTGttgattctatttttacttttgttgttgctgttgttgaTTCACCATTGTTGATATTGTTGATTCTACTTctgcttctatttcttctcttacCTCTACTTTGTGATTGATTTTGGGGAAGAAGGAGAAAATGTATTTTCGTCCaaaagacgattttaaaactaaattaaacttTGAAGACCATTTTATAGCAAGAAAAAGGCTGAGGACGAAACAAATTTTCATCCGTTACCTTAAAGACTAAAATGGTACTTAACCCTTCTAGAAATGTACATTGacttattataatatttatataatattatattcaatatatttgtatttttaatatattaataaatattcatataaaaataacacTAACTACAAAGGCgtaaaatatttaaagaaagatcaagataaataaatataaaaagtcaCAGAGTGGATCGGCTATAAAAGAGCACAGTAaatcttagaaaaatataaGTGTAGTTTGATGAGAGTAAATAATGTTTGgtcaaatatttaattataagaATCAGCAGCATGCCACATTATTTAATTAACTTTGATATTTTATCTAAATTTTGAGAAATAGTAGCAAGTAATAACCAAGTGTTCAAAGTTGCAACCATAATTACCTGTCATACAATTTTTTTTGGCCAAACCCATCTCAATAATAAAGACATCTAACCACAAACTCATGATTACATGAAACACTACTAAGTTTTAATTTCCAAAGTGGAAGTAACTTGAAATCATTATCCTTCAACATACATGTTACCCATGGATAGCTATGATATAAACCAATCACGGAATGCCACATAAGCATGATAGCCCACTTTCCAATTTGGCATGGGACATGTGGAACAGACGAACAATTTCACAGGGAGTTGTTTGcaaatatacaaatatatattaagGTGTAGTACCTAATAATAATGTCTTTGTCAATAGCTTAATTCGTTTCACATGTAGATACTCAATACCCTCCAAAATCAACTACTCTAGAATTTGATAGTGCTTCCACTTTAGCTTTTCAAATCCATTACCTAcacatttttatatatatgatcATGACTTTTATGCACTCCTCTTACATATCATAgttttcttcctctttccctCTACACTTCAattcataacaaaaaaattttgtattccccccccccccccccccccccccccccctctttcTCTTGGATACAAGTTTCTTCACGTCTTCATTAAACTCCTTTTGAGCATAAAGAACCAAAAAGAGACATAGACATCATGTTATTTCAATTTAACAAGAGGTCTTGAGTTCGAGTCTTAGATCATACGAAAGAGAAAGAGTAACTATATTCTGGTGGAACAAGATCGTTTCGATTCTAGAGTATGTGAAATTCAAAAGGAAGCTAAGGTTGGGATAGAGAGAaagttgtgatcataaataTATATGGCTGATACATTTGATGAACAGTGTGATTATCTATTCAAAGCAGTTCTAGTTGGGGACTCTGGAGTTGGGAAATCAAACTTGTTATCAAGATTTGCAAAAGATGAATTCCTTTTAGATTCCAAACCCACCATAGGTGTGGAATTTGCTTACAGGAACATAAGGGTCAAAGACAAACTCATCAAAGCACAGATTTGGGACACTGCTGGCCAAGAAAGGTAATCATTTCTTTTCTATCGTCTATATCCATTCtccaataaattattattattattattattattattattattatttgtttttcttttcaatttgcCATCACTTAATTATAagtgttatttatttatttaatttgccATTTTGTCTTCACATGTTTGATCTTTGCCTATATAAGGTTTTTTGTTTTCAATGGTGAACCAAAATTCATAAGTTTCATAGAAGCAAAcccttttgttttctttttgccGTTCTTTTAGATGTTAGTGTTTTCATTTCTTATTTAGTTTCTTCCTTCTTTGTCTCAATCCTATTAAAGCTTTTTCTTATATCCGTGATGTAAAAGTTAATGCTTTTTCCAATTGGCATTTTCAATTTCAAAGTGTCTCCACTCAAAAACTTGGTTAGCTTATCATAGAAGTATTTAATAATGAATTCGGCTAATTTGACTTAatgattattatttattagacTTCCAACCCTTTTCAGTTTCATCTCTTATCTCATTCTCCACTAACAACTTGTTCCACTTTTCAACATTTTTTTTTGCCGGCAATTTTTGTTAGCTAGCTATGTTGCACTGTTTGCTTTTGTTTAGTGTCTATAAGGGAGGAGGTggggaaagaaaaaaataataaagaaagaattgaaaaaaaaaaagagaaaaagaattaATTTGTATATCTCGGATAggataatacataataatagcccaagaatttaaatttttatgcaCCGCcacaaaattttatataaatatttaatcaattgcttattattttaaaagtctcataaatacaatgcaagtatctaattcaaaaattttttaatattagtgTATAATAATTACACTATTTTCACAAGTACAAAGTGAGCGCTGCTAGCTAATTGAGTAAAGGTTTGGTTTTGTGATGGAAATaatgtatatataaatataactaTAATCCTTTTCAAATGGGACCGGGAAAATACTGAAATTAATATTAAACTATGGATTACTAGCCTGGATAATTGGATTTGGTTTTGTATATGTGATTTCTGGTTTAATTAAGATTTAAGAGATAAATTCTTAAAAATGTGTTAACTTCCATCTTAAGGCAGGGGATTTTGTTGGAATAACACCTAAGCTTCTCTCCTTTATTCTGCATGCTTCATgcaatattattaattatgtaCAAAGAAAAAGGGTTTCATACTTAAAAAGGcactttttgaaaaaaaaaaattcataatgaaataaattaaaagtctCTTTCCATCTCCATACATCTGCtgatatattttcttttccatcatATCCGTTTTGAGTAAAAACTAGAAAGcaattatgaattctcaccaaGACGGCAAGACCTAATTGAATAGATAAATAGAAATGCTTTTTTCTCCTAATAAATcattctaaaatattttaatttaattatcaaataaaatattaattacttgtaaaaatttaaaacattgATTATATTTACttgttaattttgtttaatatttaaGGTGTTTAAAAAGATTATATCAATAGTCTAGTTAATATAATGGTTAATTCTATGGTGCCTATGAGTTGGTGTCTAAATTTTGCCTAACTTACTTTTTGTAataagttttgattttttaaaaattatttatttttatatattttatggtacctATGAGTTGGTGCCTAAATTTTACCTAACTTACTTTTTGTagtaagtttttattttttaaaaattatttacttttatattttttaaattaaatattaatttttaacctTTTTTAGTAAATAAGCATCATCTTTTAGGCACTATAACATTTACCTAATATAATACTTAAAAGGAACTGGGATCTCACTGGCAGCatagttgaaaaataaatttatcagTGTACTATATGCCCCATTTATTGACCTTAAATTTGAAAGAAATGATATAAATTAATTGAAAGTTGTAGAACTCATTATCAAGCGTAGACTGTCCAACAAatcactaattatttattttatttatttatttatttagtcaAAGTTTAATGCATACATAAATAAACAACATAACTACAGGGTAAGCCGGGTCCAAGATATGGATTGGCCACTTCAGTCTTTACTTTAGCCAAAGCTTAAGAAAATGAAGGTTAGAACTTATAAATGATTGTGACAAAGAAATTAGGCAAACAAATTCATGTGAGGTGGTGAAGGTCTCGGATTTGGTCACCAACCCCACAATCACGCACTCTCTTAACTCTaattgtttatgatcatgtgatATCCATCTACACCAAAATTCTTCATTTAAATCACAAAATCTTGTTAGGTGCAATAGATTTAACACGAGCAATATTATATTCCTTGTTTGAGCAATGTTTTGATTCAATATTATATAGGATTGGTTAAACAATTCACATAATCATGTATCATGTCTTCAAAAAAGAATAATATGTTGTTTGTGTTTCTTTTTGGCCCAAAGATGAAAGTGGAATCGGTATATATCAAACCTCTAATCCAACATTAACAACCCCCCAGCACAAGATTTaacagaaaaaggaaaaaaaaaagtgtgaaTGAGTTATAATTCATTGGCTCGGTGGAATTATTTTAGTTATACTAACGATGTATATGAaacatttaatattataatgttCTTTCAAGTTTTTTGAAACATTGCTTAATTTGGATTTTAAGAGTGGATTAACATAATAATTCAACCAAATGGTTATGTATTTCACTCTAACAAAGCATACATAAAATTTTGTGGCAGATTTAGAGCTATTACAAGTTCATACTACAGAGGAGCCTTGGGAGCAATACTAGTCTATGACATAACCAGAAAATCGACTTTCGGAAACGTGAAGAAATGGTTGCATGAGCTAAGAGAGTTTGGAGGTGAAGACATGGTGGTCGTTCTGGTCGGAAACAAATCTGATTTGGTTCAGTCAAGGGAAGTTGAGAAGGAAGAAGCGAAAGGGCTTGCGGAAACAGAAAGGTTATGCTTCATGGAAACGTCTGCTATGCAGAACCTGAATGTTGAGCAAGCATTCTTGCAAATGATAACTAAGATCCATGACATCACAAGCCAGAAAATgttggaggccaagaaagagAATGGCACAACATTGAGGATTTCAGGTAGGAAGGAAATTCACGTAACTGATGAAGTCACTGCTACTAAACAAGCTAGTTGTTGTTCAAGATGAAAACATACACATCATTGAAGGTGCAAATACTTTCTGTATAGGAATTGTTTTGTATGCTCATTTTACTTTCCCACACTCCATCTAATAGTATATGAGTGTATGTTAGCTCAATGTAGGTGACAATAATGAAAACAGATAACACATCTCATCTGTATAACTGAGTTCTTGTTTCTTCCTACTTCCCCACTTCTTCCTTTCCTGTCTTTtttgtttgcttttttttttccctttgtCTAAAAAATGATCACTTGATAGTAGAATGTAAATGATGATTTTAATGTTGATTTGTGTGTGTAATAGTGTTGGAATTAATGTCTCGAGTCAAGTAATATCCATGGAGTAGAAGAGGAAAACATTAGAAGATTTTATCATCATAATTTTCAGGTTTTCAAACAATTATTATGAACAAATTAACAAACATGGGCTGATTAATAGTTCCATCATGCTTTTGCACATAGACACTACAATCTGTGTGTGGAATTGTAGACATGATTTTACCTCCTTTATTGAAATAAGGTGAACAATCAATGTGTCAACAAAATGTGGCATATTCATGACTTCCAAAGCTTCCTATTACAAATCAAAAGATATATTCATGACTTCACACAACTACCATCAATAATTtcttttgtaacaaaaatttgATCATTTAACTAATAAATATCAACATACTCATCCCccttgtataaaaaaaaaacaagtatTTTATCTTTGCTCACAAGAAAATCACCCCATTTTTCATTCCTGCAATGTTATTATGGCCGGGATAGCCTTAACTTTTTTAGAAGACCTCACTTGAATAGTTTAGGGTAGcttgaaaatgatttttgataGTTAGGATGGAGAAATGGAAGACAATACTTCAAGTAAAGATGATCCCATATCAGATCGAGGTTAAATGCGTCAATAGACTCAGCTATGTGACGGTGATGACTTTGCTATCTTTGCTTTTTTCTTGGTTTGAGCCTCTTAAAAGCCATAAAAGTAACTGCTGCAGAAAGAGAATACCTGCTCCAAacaaaaatgaataaaatcAGATTCATAAagcaaaatttgatttttaaaaatacaaataacactATATTTTGATTAATGCTATGGTTAGTTGATTTTAATAACATATTATTACTATATTGATTTATATTAGAATAATTACACTATTATATGACCAATGATTTAGCCTTTTTAACTAAAATACAGCCAGTCAGTATCGTGAATGGCCTATGGATGCCTGCAACCATAGTTATCAAAGTCGAGAGTTCACCAACAGTTGTGGAGCTTCGGTAAACTTGAATTGTAAAAGTCAACACGTAAACTCAATTTGATGACCTAAAGAATTATCAACTaaagtacaaaagcataggTAACAAGAACCATAACACAAGCACAGTTGTTCGATAAGCAAGGAGAGAAAAATTTGCACACCATGTCAATGTGTAGTTCAGGTGGTCTTGAGGCATTACTGAACTTCGAATTAAGGTATTGACATCCTTGGGAATAGGGTAAGGATTACTTGGATTCACATTTTCATTAGCATCTTCAATATAGATAGTATTTTCAGGAAGACCACAAGCACGCGCAATGGCAGGAACATCGACATAGAACCACTGGGAAGATTCAGGATCATTTGCCGGGACAAATATGCTTGGTTTTTCACTTCCACGAACTATGCCAACTACTTCTTTCGGTGTAACAGAAGGGGTGTGATCCTGTAAGTTACGTAAAATCAAAGTAAGTTTGAATCTTCAATCTTCATCAAAAAATGACCAAGGGCAAGAAAAAAACCTCCGCAACGATGGGCTTTTTAGACCAAAACCTCCTCCAAGATGTAGTTCCATCATCCTGTGAAGGAGAAGGAACTGCATTCGGGAACTTTTCATCTAGTGTAGCCTCTACAAATTTGTCTTTCCAACTACGAGGAACCCATCCTCTGTTAACAAGAATGGGAAAAGTGACACTACAAGAAGACAAgtttaaaaagttataaaaaaataataattaaaaaaaaaagactaatGAGCAATGACTAAC
The genomic region above belongs to Arachis stenosperma cultivar V10309 chromosome 5, arast.V10309.gnm1.PFL2, whole genome shotgun sequence and contains:
- the LOC130982536 gene encoding surfeit locus protein 1, with product MASTARTLAHLRRSSAAATSSRGSYAYFLISKPFTSAAASAASSDSDQTLSSSSGSKGKGSRWLLFLPGAITFGLGTWQIFRRQDKIKLLEYREKRLEMEPLQFHSYPSTQELDTLEFRKVVCKGVFDDKKSIFVGPRSRSISGVTENGYYVITPLMPVENHPDSVTFPILVNRGWVPRSWKDKFVEATLDEKFPNAVPSPSQDDGTTSWRRFWSKKPIVAEDHTPSVTPKEVVGIVRGSEKPSIFVPANDPESSQWFYVDVPAIARACGLPENTIYIEDANENVNPSNPYPIPKDVNTLIRSSVMPQDHLNYTLTWYSLSAAVTFMAFKRLKPRKKQR
- the LOC130982537 gene encoding ras-related protein RABA6a-like; protein product: MADTFDEQCDYLFKAVLVGDSGVGKSNLLSRFAKDEFLLDSKPTIGVEFAYRNIRVKDKLIKAQIWDTAGQERFRAITSSYYRGALGAILVYDITRKSTFGNVKKWLHELREFGGEDMVVVLVGNKSDLVQSREVEKEEAKGLAETERLCFMETSAMQNLNVEQAFLQMITKIHDITSQKMLEAKKENGTTLRISGRKEIHVTDEVTATKQASCCSR